From the genome of Catenulispora sp. MAP5-51, one region includes:
- a CDS encoding MarR family winged helix-turn-helix transcriptional regulator: MTVTPRQDDADAPAAESSDLWLTSDELSSWLSVVRLITRLPWAIDSELQRDADISMVEYMTMAMLGEARDWTMRMSELADQASVSLSRLSHLVKRLEARGYVRREPDPRDGRFTNAILLPAGRRKMEEAAPAHVAFVRRLVVDNLSPERLRRLGQDAERILQRIDSPAR, encoded by the coding sequence ATGACTGTGACGCCGCGACAGGACGATGCCGACGCACCCGCAGCCGAGTCTTCCGACTTGTGGCTCACCTCGGACGAGCTGTCCTCGTGGCTGTCCGTGGTGCGCCTGATCACCCGGCTGCCGTGGGCCATCGACTCCGAGCTTCAGCGCGATGCCGATATCAGCATGGTCGAGTACATGACGATGGCGATGCTCGGCGAGGCGCGGGACTGGACGATGCGGATGAGCGAGCTGGCCGATCAGGCCAGTGTGTCGCTGTCGCGGCTGTCGCACCTGGTCAAGCGCCTGGAGGCGCGCGGCTATGTGCGTCGGGAGCCGGATCCGCGGGACGGCCGGTTCACGAACGCGATCCTGCTGCCGGCCGGGAGGCGCAAGATGGAGGAGGCCGCGCCGGCGCACGTGGCGTTCGTCCGCCGCCTCGTGGTCGACAATCTCTCGCCCGAGCGGCTGCGGCGCCTCGGGCAGGACGCCGAGCGGATCCTTCAGCGGATCGACTCGCCGGCGCGCTGA
- a CDS encoding AAA family ATPase: protein MASEAQPSLIGREEDLARLDAFLADVPRFGGALVVLGEAGVGKTALLAAAAERAERAGLAILSIGGVQYRAQIAYGALRLLLESSPESREAAADIPVLATILGSARAEPAGDDAVCAAVVTLVAKLSVDKPMLLTLDDTQWLDRASAGVLARVAQELPGTGAGMLCAARMGEDSFFDYGGIPFHHVGPLSSAAAEALLTRSFPMLASHVRHSLMAAAEGNPLALLELPAALTDSQRSQTWSLPDRLPLTQRLQSMFASRIEHLPAAARHLLLVAALEGTGSLRVIRQAVAGKCHLKHLAPAERARLVDVDDGTGRLTFRHPLMRSAVVALSTSDQRRGVHRALAEVWRDVPEQRAWHLAQATVDPDESLAALLEEVADLSSRRGDGPNAVAALLRSADLSPAGTERARRLAKAAYFGANLTGFVRDVPRLLDSAKQASPDDDSLAAAVATAVYLINSHGDTDTACRLLTGAFAHLPEPYDTDDTTTREALSALLMVSVHAGRAQEWAHYDAIAAKCTAVPDGLHLLRTTFADPARARPADWARLDAALAALPGEPDPARIVRIATAGAYADRLGAIDEQLRSTARGGSTGANSFPAIQASFLWGSHAWSSGQWTELREVVGTSLRMCDELGYRLRSWTGKWVLACLAAVRGDFATARALADEMDMWAGPRRSQAVRCYAAHARTLMALSQSDFERAHHHAAVITPTGEFAPFAGHALWSILDQVEAAVRSGHREQAREHVAAARRAGLDAVSQRLRFILLASAALAAEDDQEAERGFEDALAIEGTERWPFDTARIQLYFGERLRRGKAPARARLYLDNAVETFTRLEAAPWAERANQELRACGAAVHTTPRTEGVRLTPQQWEIARLAAAGLTNKQIAEKLFLSPRTVSSHLYQLFPKLGVSSRAALRDALAPFARD, encoded by the coding sequence ATGGCGAGCGAGGCACAACCTTCCCTGATCGGCCGCGAAGAGGATTTGGCGCGGCTGGACGCTTTCCTGGCCGACGTGCCGCGCTTCGGCGGGGCGCTGGTCGTTCTGGGCGAGGCGGGAGTCGGCAAGACGGCATTGCTCGCGGCGGCGGCCGAACGAGCCGAACGGGCCGGGCTCGCCATCCTGTCGATAGGCGGCGTGCAGTATCGCGCGCAGATCGCATACGGTGCCCTGCGGTTGTTGCTGGAATCCTCACCGGAAAGCCGGGAGGCAGCGGCCGACATCCCGGTGCTCGCCACGATCCTGGGAAGCGCGCGAGCCGAGCCGGCGGGCGACGACGCGGTCTGCGCAGCCGTCGTGACGCTGGTCGCGAAGCTCTCCGTCGACAAGCCCATGCTGCTGACGCTCGATGACACGCAGTGGCTGGACCGGGCCAGCGCCGGGGTCCTGGCACGGGTCGCCCAGGAGTTGCCCGGTACCGGCGCGGGGATGCTGTGCGCCGCGAGGATGGGAGAGGACAGCTTCTTCGACTACGGCGGGATTCCCTTCCACCACGTGGGGCCGCTCAGCTCCGCCGCCGCCGAGGCGTTGCTGACCCGCAGCTTCCCGATGCTGGCCTCGCACGTGCGTCACAGCCTGATGGCCGCCGCGGAGGGCAATCCGTTGGCCCTTCTTGAACTGCCGGCTGCTCTCACCGACTCCCAGCGCAGCCAGACCTGGTCCCTGCCCGACCGGCTGCCGCTGACACAGCGGTTGCAGTCGATGTTCGCCTCCCGCATCGAGCACCTGCCGGCCGCCGCCCGGCACCTGTTGCTCGTGGCAGCGCTGGAAGGCACCGGCAGCCTGCGGGTGATCCGCCAGGCGGTTGCTGGGAAGTGCCACCTGAAGCACTTGGCGCCGGCCGAGCGGGCCCGGCTCGTGGACGTCGATGACGGGACCGGCCGGCTGACGTTCCGCCACCCTCTGATGCGCTCGGCGGTGGTGGCCCTGTCGACCAGTGATCAGCGGCGCGGGGTGCACCGGGCGCTGGCGGAGGTCTGGCGGGACGTACCGGAGCAGCGGGCCTGGCATCTGGCGCAGGCCACGGTCGATCCCGACGAGTCCCTCGCGGCTCTGCTGGAGGAGGTCGCCGATCTGAGCTCCCGGCGCGGCGACGGCCCGAACGCGGTCGCGGCGCTGCTGCGCTCGGCGGACCTGAGCCCGGCGGGGACCGAACGAGCCCGCCGGCTGGCCAAGGCGGCGTACTTCGGCGCGAACCTCACCGGCTTCGTGCGCGACGTCCCCCGTCTGCTGGACTCCGCGAAGCAGGCCTCGCCGGACGACGACTCGCTGGCCGCAGCGGTGGCCACCGCGGTGTACCTGATCAACAGCCACGGCGACACCGACACCGCGTGCCGTCTGCTGACCGGTGCGTTCGCCCACCTGCCCGAGCCCTACGACACCGACGACACCACCACGCGCGAGGCCCTCTCCGCGCTGCTGATGGTCAGCGTCCACGCGGGCCGCGCGCAAGAGTGGGCGCACTACGACGCCATAGCCGCGAAGTGCACGGCGGTCCCGGACGGACTGCACCTGCTGCGCACCACGTTCGCCGATCCGGCGCGCGCCCGGCCCGCGGACTGGGCCCGGCTCGACGCCGCTCTCGCGGCCCTGCCCGGCGAGCCGGACCCCGCGCGGATCGTGCGGATCGCCACCGCGGGGGCCTACGCAGACCGCTTGGGAGCGATCGACGAGCAGCTGCGGAGCACGGCGCGCGGCGGCAGCACCGGAGCGAACAGTTTCCCGGCGATCCAGGCGTCCTTCCTGTGGGGCAGCCACGCCTGGAGCAGCGGGCAGTGGACCGAGCTGCGCGAGGTGGTCGGCACCAGCCTGAGGATGTGCGACGAACTGGGATACCGGCTGCGCTCCTGGACCGGCAAGTGGGTTCTGGCGTGCCTGGCGGCGGTCCGCGGCGACTTCGCGACGGCCCGGGCACTGGCCGACGAGATGGACATGTGGGCGGGCCCGCGCCGCTCCCAGGCCGTGCGCTGCTACGCCGCGCATGCCAGGACCCTGATGGCGCTCTCGCAGAGCGACTTCGAGCGGGCCCACCACCACGCGGCGGTGATCACGCCGACCGGCGAGTTCGCGCCGTTCGCCGGGCACGCGCTGTGGTCGATCCTGGACCAGGTCGAGGCGGCCGTGCGCTCGGGGCACCGAGAGCAGGCCCGGGAGCACGTCGCGGCGGCCCGGCGGGCCGGCCTGGATGCCGTCTCCCAGCGTCTGCGCTTCATCCTGCTGGCTTCGGCGGCACTGGCGGCCGAGGACGACCAGGAGGCCGAGCGCGGGTTCGAGGACGCGCTGGCCATCGAGGGCACCGAGCGCTGGCCCTTCGACACGGCACGAATACAGCTGTACTTCGGCGAGCGGTTACGGCGGGGCAAGGCTCCGGCGCGAGCTCGGCTGTACCTCGACAACGCCGTCGAGACCTTCACCCGGCTCGAGGCGGCGCCCTGGGCCGAGCGCGCCAACCAGGAGCTGCGCGCCTGCGGCGCTGCGGTGCACACAACGCCGCGGACCGAGGGCGTCAGGCTCACGCCGCAGCAGTGGGAGATCGCCCGGCTGGCGGCGGCCGGTCTGACCAACAAGCAGATCGCCGAGAAGCTGTTCCTGTCTCCACGGACGGTGTCCAGCCACCTCTACCAGCTCTTCCCGAAGCTCGGTGTCAGCTCGCGGGCCGCCCTGCGCGACGCGCTGGCTCCGTTCGCGCGCGACTGA
- a CDS encoding helix-turn-helix domain-containing protein, translated as MPTPGQHGERLDDTSGTSGTSGTSGTDDTFAAELRRLRQRSHLTLERLAESSGVSVRTIGGLERGHSLGPQRRTVIALADALGLGEADRANLERLAEVGRPRPVTAPAGWCVPPRPVLDFAGREAELDHLAGIPVGSGTGVPVVVLSGPGGIGKTTLAVQAARRIAGAHGLQVCYLNLRGLDSEPLDTATALFRLLKALGAGNREVPDDVEGRSERFREMFAERPAVIVLDNVRDEEQVRPLLPRSGAGLVLVTSRRLLTALDGVERMPVPVLAPADGSSLLRSIIGGAADGPRGVGLEELTALCGGLPLALRIVGNRLATRPAWTARDLADRLADSERRVERIRAGDLQITAAFGMSYDQLSPSARRLCRRLALVPGPDFDAVLAAVLIGGGVRDAEESLAELHELGLLSQDEDGRYGFHDLIRLFAGDRFTAEEEPAVRAELTRSMTEWLLEVAAAAAAWFDPACGAAPSDWHRPVDLSTSEAAEAWLRAESDNWFGAVRVAAGQGWDRLVVETADVVHWFSNQWLLWAHWHELFTLSAASAERMGDPVAHATQLYNLSWAKAQHGEIEQAVASALEAVRIAELAGAARQQAWGLHFAARALMATDPAAALPHAERSERLFAQVGDWTGQTTVLMSVGIMLMGLGQPKAAVEKLRNALEIAESPPSGGAWQTIADVLLISGNYYLAMAYEAIQEDGPAEASYLFAATEAGRIGMALHQGRVEVKLAQLLHRRDRLAEATKTLEAARAHFLHVQASAEVADVDELLEKWSGAQT; from the coding sequence ATGCCGACGCCCGGGCAGCACGGCGAGCGCCTCGACGACACGTCTGGCACGTCCGGCACGTCCGGCACGTCCGGCACGGATGACACGTTCGCGGCGGAACTCCGGCGGTTGCGGCAGCGATCGCATCTGACGCTGGAGCGTCTGGCGGAGTCCTCGGGTGTCAGTGTGCGGACGATCGGGGGTCTGGAGCGCGGCCACAGCTTGGGACCCCAGCGGCGCACCGTGATAGCGCTGGCGGACGCTCTGGGGTTGGGCGAAGCGGACCGGGCGAACCTGGAACGCCTTGCCGAGGTCGGACGCCCGCGGCCGGTCACGGCGCCGGCCGGCTGGTGCGTGCCGCCGAGACCGGTCCTGGACTTCGCCGGGCGCGAGGCAGAGCTCGACCACCTCGCGGGGATACCCGTCGGCTCGGGGACCGGCGTGCCGGTGGTGGTGCTGTCCGGGCCCGGGGGGATCGGCAAGACGACGCTCGCAGTGCAGGCCGCTCGGCGGATCGCGGGCGCGCACGGGCTCCAGGTGTGCTACCTCAATCTGCGCGGTCTGGACTCCGAACCGCTGGACACTGCTACGGCACTGTTCCGTCTTCTCAAAGCCTTGGGAGCCGGGAACCGAGAGGTGCCCGACGACGTCGAGGGCCGGTCCGAGCGGTTCCGTGAGATGTTCGCGGAGCGTCCCGCCGTCATCGTCCTGGACAACGTCCGCGACGAGGAACAGGTGCGTCCGCTGCTGCCGCGTTCCGGGGCGGGGCTGGTATTGGTGACCAGCCGCAGGCTGCTGACCGCTCTGGACGGCGTCGAGCGGATGCCGGTACCGGTGCTGGCCCCGGCGGACGGTTCAAGCCTTCTGCGATCGATCATCGGCGGCGCCGCGGACGGCCCGCGCGGCGTCGGACTGGAGGAGCTGACCGCCTTGTGCGGCGGCCTGCCGCTGGCGTTGCGCATCGTCGGCAACCGGCTGGCCACCAGGCCGGCGTGGACCGCGCGCGACTTGGCGGACCGCCTGGCCGACTCCGAACGGCGCGTGGAGCGCATCCGGGCCGGGGACCTGCAGATCACGGCCGCGTTCGGGATGTCCTATGACCAGCTCAGCCCGTCGGCGCGGCGCCTGTGCCGTCGGCTGGCTCTGGTGCCGGGACCGGACTTCGACGCCGTGCTGGCCGCGGTCCTGATCGGCGGAGGGGTCCGCGACGCCGAGGAGTCCTTGGCGGAACTGCACGAGTTGGGGCTGCTGTCCCAGGACGAAGACGGCCGCTACGGCTTCCACGACCTGATCCGGCTGTTCGCCGGCGACCGGTTCACGGCCGAGGAGGAACCGGCCGTCCGGGCGGAGCTGACCCGGTCGATGACCGAGTGGCTGCTGGAGGTGGCCGCGGCCGCGGCGGCCTGGTTCGATCCCGCCTGTGGCGCCGCGCCGTCCGACTGGCACCGTCCCGTCGACCTGTCAACGTCCGAAGCCGCCGAGGCCTGGCTGCGCGCCGAATCAGACAACTGGTTCGGCGCGGTGCGCGTCGCCGCCGGGCAGGGATGGGACCGCCTGGTCGTCGAGACGGCCGATGTCGTGCACTGGTTCTCGAACCAGTGGCTCCTGTGGGCGCACTGGCACGAGTTGTTCACCCTGTCCGCCGCGTCGGCGGAGCGCATGGGCGACCCGGTCGCCCACGCGACCCAGCTGTACAACCTCTCGTGGGCGAAGGCCCAGCACGGAGAGATCGAACAGGCGGTGGCTTCGGCCCTTGAGGCGGTGCGCATAGCCGAACTCGCCGGCGCGGCCCGGCAGCAGGCGTGGGGACTGCACTTCGCCGCCCGTGCGCTGATGGCGACCGACCCCGCGGCGGCGCTGCCCCACGCCGAGCGGTCAGAGCGGTTGTTCGCGCAGGTCGGCGACTGGACGGGGCAGACGACCGTCCTGATGTCGGTCGGCATCATGTTGATGGGCCTCGGACAACCGAAGGCGGCCGTGGAGAAACTCCGGAACGCCCTGGAGATCGCCGAAAGTCCGCCGTCGGGCGGAGCGTGGCAGACGATCGCCGACGTCTTGCTGATATCCGGCAACTACTACCTGGCCATGGCGTACGAGGCGATCCAGGAGGACGGCCCGGCTGAGGCTTCGTACCTCTTCGCCGCCACCGAAGCCGGCCGCATCGGTATGGCGCTGCACCAGGGTCGTGTCGAGGTGAAGCTCGCGCAGCTGTTGCACAGGCGAGATCGCTTGGCCGAGGCCACGAAGACACTGGAGGCGGCCCGAGCCCACTTCCTGCATGTACAGGCCTCAGCGGAGGTCGCGGACGTGGACGAGTTGCTGGAGAAGTGGAGCGGCGCGCAAACCTGA
- a CDS encoding alpha/beta fold hydrolase, giving the protein MSSDVSRRRVLAGGAALAGSAALIAAHEGTAAAASAQTEGRNPKVKPTIVLVHGGYADSSCWNATIKELQYKGYTAICGSNPLRGIPTDAPYIASLLDSISGPVVLVAHSMGGTVITNAAAGKANVKALVYISAFVPDVGETQGDLINKFPGSEVLPVSVPVPYTKADGTTGTDLYLSKDGQAAFAADISTTDFQVLQATQRPFDADSFTFPTTAAAWKTIPVWGLVAGQDKAIPPACERWMYQRANARKVVEVPTSSHVAMISHPRAVADLITDAAEAVS; this is encoded by the coding sequence ATGAGTTCTGATGTTTCCCGCCGCCGGGTTCTGGCCGGCGGAGCGGCGCTGGCCGGATCGGCGGCGCTGATCGCCGCGCACGAAGGAACCGCCGCCGCGGCCTCGGCGCAGACCGAGGGAAGGAACCCGAAAGTGAAGCCCACGATCGTCCTGGTGCACGGCGGCTACGCCGATTCGTCGTGCTGGAACGCCACCATCAAGGAGTTGCAGTACAAGGGCTACACCGCGATCTGCGGGTCGAACCCGCTGCGGGGCATCCCGACGGACGCCCCGTACATCGCGAGCCTGCTGGACTCCATCAGCGGACCGGTGGTCCTGGTCGCGCACTCGATGGGCGGGACGGTCATCACGAACGCCGCCGCCGGCAAGGCCAACGTCAAGGCCCTGGTGTACATCTCGGCGTTCGTGCCCGACGTCGGCGAGACCCAGGGCGACCTGATCAACAAGTTCCCCGGCAGCGAGGTGCTGCCGGTGAGCGTGCCGGTCCCGTACACGAAGGCCGACGGCACGACCGGCACCGACCTGTACCTGTCCAAGGACGGCCAGGCCGCCTTCGCCGCCGACATCTCCACCACCGACTTCCAGGTCCTGCAGGCCACGCAGCGGCCGTTCGACGCCGATTCCTTCACGTTCCCGACCACGGCCGCGGCCTGGAAGACCATCCCGGTGTGGGGCCTGGTCGCCGGTCAGGACAAGGCGATCCCGCCGGCGTGCGAGCGCTGGATGTACCAGCGGGCGAACGCACGCAAGGTCGTCGAGGTGCCGACCTCGTCCCACGTCGCGATGATCAGCCACCCCCGGGCCGTCGCCGACCTCATCACGGACGCCGCCGAGGCGGTCAGCTGA
- a CDS encoding NB-ARC domain-containing protein, translating into MGDERSATTFGEELRRLRLRARLTLESLADASGVSARTIGGLERGHSLGPQHRTVMSLADGLGLDETAREALERLAEQGRQRPVTAPTGWCVPPRPIPDFTGRETELARLADLADGSDATASVVVLSGPGGIGKTTLAVEAGRRLARARGLSLYYVDLRGMDSQALDPSTALFRLLKALGVGNRDLPDDLEGRSGQFRTLLEERPAVVVLDNVRDEEQARPLLPGAGAGMVLVTSRRLLTGLEGVARLPVPVLDSAAAVALLASIIGDADGPRAEGLAELAAQCGGLPLALRIIGNRLATRPAWTARQLADRLADSERRLERINAGDLQITAAFGMSYDQLSPDARRLCRRLALIPGPDFTAPLASVVIGSSVPDTEDLLDELLELVLLSQGDDSRYAFHDLIRLFAADRLVAEEAPAERAALVRLMTDWLLDVAVAAGRWYEPGYGAAPVNWSLPVDLSTSELAAAWLHDEAENWFGAVRVAADHGWNQRVVDTAEAQHWFSDHWPQWPHWHELFALAAEAAEQMGDAVAQATQLNYLSWAQGVRWEHQLSAQTALRAARIAEQAGDVRQQAWGLQYAASALVAQDPAASLSYVRQAERLFVRLGDWEGHLQSLHMMAVNLISMKRPREAITVLHRSEQVARIPQPDPARQRIADVCLVVGTKYLAMAHEELGEDALAEESYRRVLAHADLADLAGQQADLEQRFARLLYRLGRPDEAVPMLQTARSRFSGLDAADRIAAIDEVLEQWRADM; encoded by the coding sequence GTGGGCGATGAACGGTCAGCGACCACATTCGGCGAAGAGCTGCGGCGGCTACGACTGCGAGCGCGACTGACCCTGGAATCGCTGGCGGATGCCTCGGGCGTCAGCGCTCGGACGATCGGCGGCCTGGAGCGCGGGCACAGCCTGGGTCCGCAACACCGGACGGTGATGTCCCTGGCCGACGGTCTCGGGCTGGACGAGACAGCGCGGGAGGCACTGGAGCGCCTGGCCGAGCAGGGGCGGCAGCGGCCCGTCACCGCACCCACCGGTTGGTGCGTGCCGCCACGGCCGATTCCGGACTTCACCGGGCGCGAGACGGAACTGGCACGGCTCGCGGACCTGGCGGACGGCTCGGATGCGACGGCCTCGGTCGTGGTGCTGTCCGGGCCCGGCGGTATCGGCAAGACCACGCTCGCCGTCGAAGCCGGCCGACGGCTCGCGCGAGCTCGGGGCCTGAGCCTGTACTACGTGGATCTGCGGGGAATGGACTCGCAAGCCCTCGATCCCAGCACCGCGCTGTTCCGGCTCCTGAAGGCGCTCGGGGTCGGGAACCGCGATCTGCCCGACGATCTGGAGGGCCGGTCCGGACAGTTCCGGACGCTGCTGGAGGAACGGCCGGCCGTCGTCGTCCTGGACAACGTCCGGGACGAGGAGCAGGCTCGGCCCTTGCTGCCCGGCGCCGGGGCCGGGATGGTCCTGGTGACCAGCCGCCGCCTGCTGACCGGCCTGGAGGGCGTGGCCCGCCTGCCGGTTCCGGTCCTGGACTCCGCGGCGGCTGTGGCCTTGCTGGCCTCGATCATCGGTGACGCCGACGGGCCCCGCGCCGAGGGCCTGGCCGAACTCGCGGCGCAGTGCGGCGGGCTGCCGCTGGCCCTGCGCATCATCGGCAACCGCCTGGCCACCCGACCGGCTTGGACCGCGCGGCAGCTGGCCGACCGGCTGGCCGACTCCGAGCGGCGCCTGGAACGGATCAACGCCGGCGACCTGCAGATCACCGCGGCGTTCGGCATGTCCTATGACCAGCTGAGCCCGGACGCCCGCCGGCTGTGCCGCCGCCTGGCCCTGATACCGGGGCCCGACTTCACCGCCCCGTTGGCCTCGGTGGTGATCGGATCCTCGGTCCCGGACACCGAGGATCTCCTGGACGAGCTGCTGGAGCTGGTACTGCTCTCGCAGGGCGACGATTCGCGCTACGCCTTCCACGACCTGATCCGGTTGTTCGCCGCCGACCGCCTGGTCGCCGAGGAGGCTCCCGCCGAACGCGCCGCGCTGGTCAGGCTCATGACTGACTGGTTGCTGGACGTCGCCGTCGCGGCCGGCCGGTGGTACGAGCCGGGCTACGGCGCCGCCCCCGTGAACTGGAGCCTGCCGGTCGACCTGTCGACATCCGAGCTGGCGGCGGCCTGGTTGCACGACGAGGCCGAGAACTGGTTCGGCGCGGTGCGCGTCGCCGCCGATCACGGCTGGAACCAGCGGGTCGTCGACACCGCCGAGGCTCAGCACTGGTTCTCAGACCACTGGCCCCAGTGGCCGCACTGGCACGAGCTGTTCGCCCTGGCCGCCGAGGCGGCCGAGCAGATGGGCGACGCCGTGGCCCAAGCCACGCAGCTGAACTATCTGTCCTGGGCACAAGGGGTCCGCTGGGAGCACCAGTTGTCCGCGCAGACGGCACTGCGCGCCGCCCGAATCGCCGAACAGGCAGGGGACGTCCGCCAGCAAGCCTGGGGTCTCCAGTACGCGGCAAGCGCTCTCGTCGCTCAGGACCCGGCTGCGTCTCTGTCTTACGTGCGACAGGCTGAGCGGTTGTTCGTCCGTCTCGGCGACTGGGAAGGACACCTGCAAAGCCTGCACATGATGGCCGTGAACCTGATCTCCATGAAACGCCCGCGAGAGGCCATCACCGTGCTCCACCGGTCGGAGCAGGTGGCCCGGATCCCCCAGCCGGACCCGGCTCGGCAGCGGATCGCCGACGTCTGCCTGGTGGTCGGCACCAAATATCTGGCCATGGCCCACGAGGAACTCGGCGAGGACGCCCTGGCAGAGGAGTCCTATCGGCGGGTGCTCGCGCATGCCGACCTGGCGGATCTGGCAGGTCAGCAAGCTGATCTGGAGCAACGATTCGCGCGACTGCTGTATCGGCTCGGACGGCCGGACGAGGCCGTCCCGATGCTCCAGACAGCCCGGAGCCGCTTTTCGGGCTTGGACGCCGCCGACCGGATCGCCGCGATCGACGAGGTGCTGGAGCAGTGGCGGGCCGACATGTAG
- a CDS encoding alpha/beta fold hydrolase — protein MSDSVRGNVVLVHGGFVDGSGWQGVYDALKADGYNVAIVQNATFSLEGDVATTHQVIAGMPGPVTLVGHSYGGAVITEAGTHESVKALVYITAFAPDKGESVNTLIADPPPGAPVPPILPPQDGFLFLDREKFPDSFAGDLPRAQAEFMADSQVPWGLEALGGAVSEPAWRHKPAWYLVAADDRMIPPPAQRMMAERIGAQVVEVPGSHSVYLSRPGDVADIIKQAADA, from the coding sequence ATGAGTGACAGCGTGCGCGGGAACGTGGTTCTCGTCCACGGCGGTTTCGTGGACGGTTCCGGATGGCAAGGCGTCTACGACGCTCTGAAGGCCGACGGTTACAACGTGGCCATCGTGCAGAACGCCACCTTCTCCCTCGAGGGCGACGTCGCCACCACCCATCAGGTCATCGCCGGGATGCCCGGGCCGGTGACGCTGGTCGGCCACTCCTATGGCGGCGCCGTCATCACCGAGGCCGGGACCCATGAGTCGGTCAAGGCCCTGGTGTACATCACGGCGTTCGCGCCGGACAAGGGCGAGTCCGTCAATACCCTGATCGCCGACCCGCCGCCCGGAGCGCCGGTGCCGCCGATCCTGCCGCCGCAGGACGGGTTCCTGTTCCTGGACCGGGAGAAGTTCCCGGACTCGTTCGCCGGGGACCTGCCGCGCGCTCAGGCCGAGTTCATGGCCGACTCGCAGGTGCCGTGGGGCCTGGAGGCCCTGGGCGGCGCGGTGTCGGAGCCGGCGTGGCGGCACAAGCCGGCCTGGTACCTGGTCGCCGCCGACGACCGGATGATCCCGCCGCCGGCCCAGCGCATGATGGCCGAGCGGATCGGCGCGCAGGTGGTGGAGGTGCCGGGCAGCCACTCGGTGTACCTGTCCCGGCCCGGTGACGTCGCCGACATCATCAAGCAGGCCGCCGACGCCTGA